The following are encoded in a window of Rosa chinensis cultivar Old Blush chromosome 4, RchiOBHm-V2, whole genome shotgun sequence genomic DNA:
- the LOC112200218 gene encoding uncharacterized protein LOC112200218, protein MRMSISRLSLYCLFLHVFILGISAIRKDVGFLQKQFCRSTVQGRYLLSDDNGHVCDALSVNPQSRCCPEKGDKFSCHGCNVVSECCNSYEYCVSCCQDPSRIIKEQVLEVKIAKPASAGKYSSVFDFCAGRCRHNSESVVHENAYRSDFHHCFSLPSNSSAVNYTFLEARLNGINVLVGRQGESCDLVCKSKGQSCVPNKLLVLNQCDIIQRYMSCKGTCLASIGSDQPAEVVDDAPEHLNPGACLYSQTQSMLSCYGSHQHTRRLCPCA, encoded by the exons ATGAGAATGTCCATATCCCGATTAAGCCTGTACTGTTTGTTTCTGCACGTCTTCATCCTTGGGATCTCGGCTATCAG GAAGGATGTGGGCTTTCTTCAGAAGCAGTTTTGCAGAAGTACAGTCCAAGGAAGATACTTACTGTCTGATGATAATG GCCATGTCTGTGACGCACTGTCAGTAAATCCTCAGTCTCGCTGCTGCCCTGAAAAAGGAGACAAGTTCTCTTGTCA TGGTTGCAATGTTGTCTCAGAGTGCTGTAATTCTTATGAGTATTGCGTTTCGTGTTGTCAAGATCCTTCAAGG aTAATAAAGGAACAAGTACTGGAAGTGAAGATTGCCAAGCCAGCTTCTGCCG GGAAATATTCCAGTGTTTTTGATTTCTGTGCTGGAAGGTGCCGGCATAATTCTGAGAGTGTG GTTCACGAAAATGCTTACCGTAGTGATTTCCATCACTGTTTTTCTCTGCCTTCAAATTCTTCAG CTGTGAATTATACGTTTTTAGAAGCCAGACTGAATGGCATTAATGTTCTTGTTGGAAG GCAAGGTGAATCCTGCGACTTGGTTTGCAAATCAAAGGGGCAGTCATGTGTTCCAAATAAGCTTTTGGTACTTAATCAGTGTGACAT TATCCAGAGATATATGAGCTGCAAGGGAACTTGCCTGGCCAGTATTGGATCAGATCAACCTGCCGAAGTTGTCGATGACGCTCCTGAACATTTG AATCCTGGAGCATGCTTGTATTCCCAAACACAATCCATGCTTTCTTGTTATGGTTCACATCAGCATACAAGGAGGCTTTGCCCTTGTGCATAG